The DNA sequence GCGAGCCATGCCACATAGCCTGACAGCTTGAGGTTGCCGCGCTCCAGGATGGCGTAGTTTCGCCCCACCACCGCCATATTGCCCTTGTTTACGTAGTGGAACGGGGGCGGCGGCGCGTCGTTCATCAGGCGTGCTTCCATCACCCGGGCCACGTGCGCGCCCATCTGCATGGCCACCTGTGCTACTCCGGGCAACTGCTTGCCGTCCTGTTCGTAGTAGGCGACGTCGCCGATGACGAAGATCTCCGGGGCGGACGGCACGCTCAGGTCATAGCGGACCTTCACGCGGCCGGCCCGGTCGGCCGGGCAGCCCAGCCAACGAGCTACGGGCGACGGCGTCACGCCGGCTGTCCAGATCACCGTGCGGCTGGGGATGCGTTCGCCGCCCAGGGTCACTCCGGTTTCGTCGATCTGCTCGACGGGATGTCCGGTGATCACTTCCACGCCCATGCTGGTCAGTCGCTTCGTCACTTTGGCCGAGAGCGAGGGATCGAAGCCACCCAGGACGCGAGGTGCTGCTTCCACCAGCAGGATCCGCGTGTCGAGCGGGTTGATGCGGCGGAAGTCGGACTTCATGCTCAGGCGTGCCAGCTCCGCGATGGCTCCGGCCATCTCGACACCCGTCGGCCCGCCGCCCACCAGCACGAAGGTGAGCATGGCGGAACGGATGGCCGGATCGGTCTCGTGTTCGGCTGCTTCGAAGGTGGAAAGAACCTTGTTCCGCACCTTGGTGGCGTCGGCCATGGTTTTCAGGCCTGGCGCAAACTGCTCGAATTCGTCGTGTCCGAAGTAGCTGTGCTGGACGCCGGTGGCCAGCACCAGGAAATCATAGTGCAGGGCCAGCGGTTCGCGTTCCGGTGTCTCCACCGTCAGCGTGCGGCTGGCCGCATCGACACCCGAAACCTCGCCCAGCAGCACGGTCGTATGCCGGTCTTTCTTCAGCACTTGCCGGATGGGCGCGGCGATCTGGCCGGGCATCAGCATGGCCGTTGCTACCTGGTAGAGCAGAGGCTGGAACAGGTGGTGATTCTTTCTGTCAACGAGCGTGATGCGGACATTCAGATGCCGCAGGGCGCGGGCAGCGGCCAATCCGCCGAACCCTCCGCCAACGATCACGATGTGAGGTAAACTTCCATCCCCGGTACCCATATACTTCTATTGATGCGCGAAACGACCCCCGCGCGCCATTCGGGTTTGTCTATCTGAAACAGGGGATGGCCGCCTCGGCCAAAGAAAAACGCCGCACCCGGGCGGGGTGCGGCGTTCTTTGCGGGAGTCGGCAGATCGATTCGTTTAGTTGCGGCGCTTGAGCGTAGGCCGCTCGTCGGATTCTTCCTTGGTGGGCTTTTTGTCGCTGCCATCGCCGTCGATGGGATCCGTTCCGCCGCCGGGCGATTTCCGCAGCGTCGGGCGGTTGGCGTCCTCAGGAGTCGAACCCACGCGCCGGCGATTGTTCATCGACAGCAGCCGGTTCTTCACGTCCTCAAACTCAGAGGTCGTGATCACGTACTCGGGCTTTTCCTTCAACAGATCAGAAATGTTCTTCTGGGCGGTGGTGATACGGTCGCCGGTGGGTGGATGCGAACTGAAGATCTTGGATACGGCGCCTGGTTTGCGCTTGTTCAGCGACTCCAGCCGTTCGAAGAAGTCGACGAACCCGTTTGGATCGTAGCCCGCCTTGTACATGTACTGCAGGCCCAGCAGATCGGCCTCGGATTCAAAGGCGCGGGAAAACTGCAGGAAGCCCAGGGGAATAGCCAACGACACAGCCTGCCGGATGCCGTAGCCGGTCCAGCCGCCCATGAAGATGAGCGGGATGGTGGCCAGGTTCACCAGATTGCCGCGGGTGGCCTGCTTCGTGCCGTGGCGCGCGGCGATGTGCGCGATCTCGTGACCCATCACCCCGGCGACCTCGCTCTCGTTCTCCGCGAGAGTGATCAGGCCCGTGTTCACGAAGAAGAAGCCGCCGGGCAGCGCCATTGCATTGGGTTCGTCCGTATCGATCACCTTGATGGTCACCGGCACTTTGCAGTCGGAGTTCCGGACAAGGTTCTGGCCGACACGGTTCACATACTCGGCGATCACGGGGTCGTCGACGATCTTGGCCTGGCGCTCGATCTCCATGGCGTACTGCTTGCCCATGGCGATCTCTTTTTCGATGGAATACCAGTTCATGCCCTTGCCGACATCGCGGTCACCGATGGCGTCAGGGTCCTTCTTTTTGTTCTTGTTGCTGGTCTTCTTCTTTTCGGTCTGGCTGCTGTCGGTCTTCGAATCGTCAGTCTTGGGCGGGTCGGCCCAGACCGTGGGTACAATGAGGCCCAGCAGAACGGGCAGAGTGAACGGAAGGCGCCTGATCATAGTCGATCCCCTCATCCAGACTAACGTACAGTAGAGTTGATGGGTTACATAGATTTAGGGTCGCAGGAAATCTGCACCCAATACCGTTCGGAATTCCCGGTTACCGACAACCTAGTCTACCTGAATCACGCAGCGGTGGCGCCCCTGGCCCGGCGCGCGTCCGATGCCATGAAGTGGCTGGCGGACGACGGACTGCACTACGGCTCCCTGCACTACGATAAGTGGCTTGCCTCCTATGATGGCCTGCGTGCGGCTACGGCCCGCCTGATTCACGCCGAACCGGCCGAGATCGCCATCGTCAAGAACACCAGCGAAGGGATTGCCACGGTTGCCTTGGGGCTCGATTGGAAGCCGGGCGACAAGATCGTTGCCTTCCACGAGGAATTTCCAGCTAACTTCTACATCTGGAAGAAGTTGGAAGAATGGAAGGGTGTCCGCGTGGAGTGGTTGTCCTACCTGGACCCGCTCGACAAGATCGAAGACGCCGCGCGCGGAGCCAAGCTGCTCGCCATCAGCTTCGTCCAGTATCTCAGCGGCTATCGGGCCGACCTGGAGGCGTTGGGTCAGATCTGCAAACGCCACGGCGTCTTCTTTTTTGTCGATGCCATCCAGGGCTTGGGCGCATTCCCCCTCGACGTCCGAAAGATGAACATCCAGGCCTTGGCCGCGGACGGTCACAAGTGGCTGCTGGGTCCCGAAGGAAACGGTGTTCTCTACGTCCAGCAGGATTGGCAGGATCGCATTGAGCCCGTTGAGTTTGGCTGGACCACGGTGGCCGGCTTCACCGACTACGCATCGAGGGACATGTCCGTCCGGCGGGATGCCGGCCGCTATGAGTGCGGGACGCTGAACACCATTGGCTGCTTCGGGCTATGGAAGTCCACTGAGCTCATTCTCGAGGTTGGCATCGACCGCATCGCACCCCAGGTCCAGGCTTTGGGTGACCAGATCGCCAACGGCGCACGCGCCAAGGGGTACGAAGTCCTGGGCGAGCGGACACCCGCCACCGGAGCCGGCATTGTCTCCATCCGCAAGCCCGGTGTCGACGCCCGCGTCACTCACGCCCACCTGAAGTCGAAGGGCATCATCACGGCTCCGCGCCAGGGTTGGGTTCGGATGTCACCGCATTTCTACATCGCCCCGGCCGACATCGATCGAATGCTGGGCGAACTGCCGGAGTAGGTTCTCCCAAACGAACCCAACCTATCCGAGCTAAGGCTCTCTGATCAGAGAACGGTACAGCGCTGATTGCACCTGGGCCACGGCATCCCAGCTATAGCGCGCCTCCACGGTGCGCCGCGCTTCGGCCCCGATCCGGCGCCGTCTCTCCGGATCGCGCAGCAGGCTCTGGATGACCTGCGCCATCTGAGCCCCGGTTTGCACCACCAGTACGTCGCGGCCCGGATTCACGTCGAGCCCATTTACGCCGGCGGGCGTCGAGACAACGGCTTTGGCCATGGCCATGGCTTCCATGATCTTGATGTTCGTACCCGCGCTGGCCAGCAGCGGGGCGATCACCAATTCGGCCCTGTGGTAAGCCGGCCGCACGTCGCTGACGAACCCTTCCACCTCGATGCCGGGGCGTTCGAGATCGAGTTTCACACGGTCCTGGTGGAGTTCCTGGTAATGCTCCGCCCGTGACCCGCTGATGACGTGGAGTCTGGCGCCCACCGCTTCCAGTGCCGGCCAGGCCTCGCGCAGAAAGAAGTCGAGGGCGAGCAGATTCGGCAGATGGGCGAACGAACCGATGAAGAGGAGGCGCCCGGGTTCCGGCTCCTGCCCCGACGGCTGAAACCGCTGCAAATCGACGCCATTGGGTAGCACGACGACGCGCCGCGCACCCTCGACCACGGCCCGGTCTTTCTCCGACATGGTCACCACGCACGAGACATCCCGCCAGGTCTGCCGCTCGAAGCGTTGCCAGCGCGTCAGTTGCTGGGCGGTCTCCCAGTCTTCGTGCTCGCGCAGCAGTTGCGTATAGAGATCCACGGTCACGTCGTGCTCCACCAGGATGGTGGGCACTGCTCCGCAGTCGCGCGCGTAGAGTCCCATCTGCGTGAACTCCAGTTGAATCACGTCCGGCCTGTGTTTGCGGATCATCTCCCGCAGGACGGCCCGGAACACCGCGCTGTCATGCTCTTCGACGACATCAGGCCGTTCGGTGAGTGGCCGCAGATGCGAGCCCTCGCGACGGACGAGGATCACTTCATGGCACAGTTCGAGGATCTCCGGCGCGGGCGTCTCGGCCGTATCGCAGAACGCGATGAGTACCTGGTCGTACTCTCCCGCTGCCGCCTTCATCAGGTTGTAGATGCGCACGGCCCCACCATGGGACAGCGGGAAAGGGATATAAGAGCTGGCGACAATCACCAGCGGCTTGCTTCGGTCCCGGGTTCGTCCGGGAAAGCTGCAGGCATCGCCGGTCGCCAAGGCCAGGGCTAGCTCTTCATCCCCGGGATGAGGAGGTGCCGGCTCCACCCACTGGTTGACAGATCGCGCGGCCCTCAGCGTGGGAAAGACCCACGGCACGGGCGGTTCCTGCGCCGCGTACAGATTCAGCCGGCCGATGGCCTGCTTCCACAGCCTGCTGAACAACTGGGGATTCGCCACGCTACGCGCCAGGAAGCGCAGGTGGTTCACTTCCACCGCAGTCTGAATCTGATCTTCCGTGAAGTAGCGTTTGGTGGTGCTGCGGTGGTGGTGCACCAGTTTGGCGCCCGACACGAAGACCGTGGGCCACCCGCGCACCCAACCCCGGTAGCCCAGGTCGAGATCCTCGACATAGGCGGGTTTGAACACCTCACCGACGCAACCCACCTGCAACAGCTTGGCTGTGTTGTAGAGCGAGCAGCCACCGCTGCCGTACAGCACGTAGCTGAGGTCCTCTCCCTCAATGGGCGTGTCGCACCAGACGGGAAAGTCGACCGGTGGGCCGTGGGTCCACCAGATTGCCTTGCCCGTCTCCTCGCGCCGGACTCCTTCGGGGAAGAAGATCTGGGCAGTGGCGCAGAACAGATCCGGCACTCGGTCGAAAGCGTTTCGCAACGGCCCGAAGAAGCCGGGCTCCAGCACCATGTCGTTGTTCAGCAGGCAGGTGTGAGAAAACCGTGCCCGGCGGATGCCCCGGTTCACAGCCTCGGCGAAGCTCAGCGGCGTCTCATTCCATTCGACGACGATCGACGGATACTCGTTGGCCAGCCAGCTCGCGGTGCCATCGTCGCTGCCGTTGTCGCTGACGATTACTTCGTTCTCGAAGCCCTGCAATTCCCGCATCAGCCCGGGCAGCAGCGTGGCCAGGAGATCGCGTCCGCTGCGCGAAGGCACCACCACGCTGATCCCCTCCGGCCGTGGCGGTCCGGGCTGCGGATCGGGCTTCGGCGGCAGGGTACTTTTCTTCGAAGCCGCCAGTGCGCCGGCCGCCAGCGCCAGATTGCAGTAAATCTGCCGCTTGTAGGCCCAGGGATGGAAGATCCGCCAGATCTGCGTATAGGTCCAGCCGCCGGGCTGCGTCTCCCAGCGGACGAAGTTGCGGGTGCGCCACAGCAGATGCCGCAGGATGGCCGTGGCGGCGCGGGGGTGCAACGCGAAGTGATCGAGATTCTCGTTGAAGCAGAGGATTCGGGTGGGTGCCAGCAGCAGTCCGGCCAGCCGCATGGGCCAGTAAGGCATGCGCGGCTGTAGCAGAATGGCTGCGTAGACGACCTGCTTCCCGCGCAGTGCATCCTGGACCCGGGCCCGGTTGTGCTCCAGCGTCCGGCCTACAAACCAGGGAATCCACCGGCCGCGCGGTGGAGGAAACTCGGCCACCACATACAGCGGCAACCCCGGGCCGACCGTTTCGAACTGGTCGAGCAATGTTTCGATCAGATCTTCCGATCCGGACGCGAATGCAACGAGGATGCGTTCCGGGGTGTTCACTTAGCCATGGCTTCGTTAAATCAAAGTGCGGCGGTCGGCCAGCGGCACGCCCTGCTGGTAGTCCTCCCAAAGGGAGAGGGCTTGCAGGCAGAAGGCCGTGGAGACCGGATTGGAGTAGTTGGAGAGCACCCCGTTACGACGCCCGAAATTAAACCCGCCATCCAGCCGCGGGTCGTCAGTTTCCATCTGGTAGGCAGCAGCCCACGCAGCTTCCTCGGCGGCCTGCTCCTGGTTCAACGGTACCGCACCCTGAGCATCAGCCCATAGCCGCACGCGCAACAACTGTCCATTGACGTCCGACCTTTCAAACTCGTCGCGTATGGCGCGCAGATGAGTGGCTTCGCGTTCGATGCCCTCTTCGAGTGCCTGTCGAACTTCAGGCCTGTCGGCCACGGCCAGAATCGCCTCCAGAAAGTAACCGTAGGCATGCAGCCTATCCATGATCCGCTGCCGCTGAGGCTCGTGATCGAAGAACGCGGAGTGCGTGCGCAGCGCGCGCGCCAGAGCCCGCTCGAACTCCGTTTCGAACCGGCTGTCACCGGTCACTTCATAAAGGTCGCGCCAAGCCAGAGCCGCTTTCAACTGATAGCAGTCCGACGACCGGGACCAGCGTGCATCGCGGGCCAGCGGGGCCTTTCCGGGCAACGCCAGAATCGGGTGGATGTCGCGCTCGTTGACAAAGTCGCGCCGCATCGATTCACCACACTGCACCGCTACGTCCAGATAGTCCTGTTGGTGACTGGCACTCCACAGCCGCAACAGCCCACGGGCAATAATGCCGTTATCGAAGAAGTAGCTGTGGTATTCCGGCAGTTCGCCGTCGTCCGACCATTCGAAGGGCATCGCCGAGCAGCGGCTGTCCCACGCCTTCACCAGTAGATCGCCAGCCCTCACGGCTGCGTCGTAATACGTTGTCATACTGGTGCGCTCAAACAGTTCCAATAGAGCGGAAACAGTGTAGCCGGTGATCTCGGTCGAGATCCGCGCGTTCCGGCTTTCCGCTATGTGGTGATAACGGGCCACGCCGCCTTCCAACTCCTGAATTCCGGAGTGGATATGCCATTGGCCGGCGCGGTACAGAGAAGATGGCAAAGACCGAACAGTGACCTGAGTAGACCTGAGCAAGACGAAAAACTCCCCCACTACTCCGACTGAAAGATAAGTATATCAGCAGCGGCCGGTTGCCCGGAAGTGTGGCACTTCTGACACACTCTGCCGCACTATTTCCGAGGCTCGCTCGACGCCGGCACCACACCCTTGAGCCGCATATACACGCAGAGATAGCCATACTCCTCATTTGAGTGTGACACCATGCCGGCCAGCGCGCCCAGTCGAGAACGCTCGCCGCGTCCCAGTTTCACCATCTCCGCGGCCTTGGCGTCGGTGAGCCCGTCCACCACCGCGTCACACATGGCGAACGACTCCTTCAACGCGGCCACCAGTTCGGCTTTCGAGGTCTTTGAAGCCGCGCCCAGTTGCTTCGGTTCTCCTGCCAGTGTCGAACAGGTCCGCGCCTGCGAATCCGCCACGTGCGCAATCAACTGGCCGAACGACCGGATGTCGGCGGTCGCCTTGAACGAATAGTCGTCCTCCGGCATCTTCTCAGCCGAGCGTGTGAGGTTGTTCTTCACACCCGTGTACATCTGTTTCAGCTCGGTACTCAGTGGGTTTGCAGTCTGCGCCGGCAGCAAACTGCTGCACAGGCAAACCGCGGTCGCGGCGAGAATGATGCACTTCATGAGACGCTCCTGATAGCGTGCGAAGGGCAGGTAGCTTACCCCACCACCGCATTCCGGCAGAGTATCACACGGATCGGACGCGGGAAAGCGAATCCTGACGATCTGGGACGTTAAGAGCCTCTCATGTAAAAGCGGCCGCTGAAGCCGAAGCGGTTCGGATGGAAAGTTGCTCAGTTGGGCCGTAGTACGATGAGGAGCCGCGGTGGCACCTGCGGGTTCTTGCCGCTGAATTCGTGCACCGAGTGCAGGGTCAGGTGCACGATGTCGCGCGCCCGTTGGGACTCCCAGCTCTGTAGCGTGTCGATGTACCTCGGCTCGCCCCATGTTTCGCCGTCCAGGCCCGGAGCCTGTGCCAGTCCGGCCGAACCGATCGCCAGCAGATCTCCGCTCCGGATTTCCACTTCGCCCACCTGCCGCGGACCCTCCGGCCCCGCGCCAATCGGCGCTCCGCCGCAGGTCAGCCGCATGATCTCAGCGCCCTCCGCGGTTCTTCTGATCAGTACCGGAGGATACGCGCCGGCGTTGAGATACTGCAGCCGGCCCGACCCCGACACATACCGTGCGCAAAACAGCCCGATGGGCGGCCGGTTTGCCGCGCTGGGGCCCAGCGCTCTCTGTGTCGATTCCAGCAGTTCCGCCAGATCCTCGGTATAGGCGCGCGCCCGCGTTCTCAGCAGCGTCTGCAGTTGCACCATCCGCGCGGCTGCCTCTTCATCCGGGCCGGGGACCTCCGCCAGAAAGAACGCCGCGGCCCGATTCGGTACCGAGACGATGTCGTAGAAGGCGCCGCCTGGCAGGTCGCCCGTCCAGTGTTCCGCCGCGAAGTCCAGGTCGGGCAGCTCAAACCGGTCCGGAGGGATCAGGTGCGTGCGTGTTGTTCGTGCCGCTCGCCGCGACGCCTGGTCCTGCGCCACCTCGCGCAGCTTGCCCAACTCGGCCTGGAACAGCTCGGCCACCGCCAGTGAGGCCACCATCTGCCGCGCGACCGCCTCCGCGAAGCGCAGGTGCTCGCCGGAATAGCCGGTTACTTCCATGTGCGGTCCGAGGATGAAGAAGCCCGATAACTCCGCGCCGCTCTGCACCGGAGCCACCACGTGCGCGTCCACCGACATCAGCAGCGACTGTTCTGCCTCCAGCCGGGCCGGCATCCCCTTCGACCACCTTCTCGGGCGCCGTCCGTCCGCCGTCATCACCCTGAGGCAGCGGAAAGTGTGCCCGCTGGTCAACTCGTGCCGCAACAGCGAAGCTACGGAAAATGAGACATCGCTTTCCGGGGTCAGCGGCATCGAGGCGCTCAGTGAGAATGAGTCCCCCGCGCGTG is a window from the uncultured Paludibaculum sp. genome containing:
- a CDS encoding DinB family protein — its product is MKCIILAATAVCLCSSLLPAQTANPLSTELKQMYTGVKNNLTRSAEKMPEDDYSFKATADIRSFGQLIAHVADSQARTCSTLAGEPKQLGAASKTSKAELVAALKESFAMCDAVVDGLTDAKAAEMVKLGRGERSRLGALAGMVSHSNEEYGYLCVYMRLKGVVPASSEPRK
- a CDS encoding aminotransferase class V-fold PLP-dependent enzyme, whose translation is MGYIDLGSQEICTQYRSEFPVTDNLVYLNHAAVAPLARRASDAMKWLADDGLHYGSLHYDKWLASYDGLRAATARLIHAEPAEIAIVKNTSEGIATVALGLDWKPGDKIVAFHEEFPANFYIWKKLEEWKGVRVEWLSYLDPLDKIEDAARGAKLLAISFVQYLSGYRADLEALGQICKRHGVFFFVDAIQGLGAFPLDVRKMNIQALAADGHKWLLGPEGNGVLYVQQDWQDRIEPVEFGWTTVAGFTDYASRDMSVRRDAGRYECGTLNTIGCFGLWKSTELILEVGIDRIAPQVQALGDQIANGARAKGYEVLGERTPATGAGIVSIRKPGVDARVTHAHLKSKGIITAPRQGWVRMSPHFYIAPADIDRMLGELPE
- a CDS encoding NAD(P)/FAD-dependent oxidoreductase, whose translation is MIVGGGFGGLAAARALRHLNVRITLVDRKNHHLFQPLLYQVATAMLMPGQIAAPIRQVLKKDRHTTVLLGEVSGVDAASRTLTVETPEREPLALHYDFLVLATGVQHSYFGHDEFEQFAPGLKTMADATKVRNKVLSTFEAAEHETDPAIRSAMLTFVLVGGGPTGVEMAGAIAELARLSMKSDFRRINPLDTRILLVEAAPRVLGGFDPSLSAKVTKRLTSMGVEVITGHPVEQIDETGVTLGGERIPSRTVIWTAGVTPSPVARWLGCPADRAGRVKVRYDLSVPSAPEIFVIGDVAYYEQDGKQLPGVAQVAMQMGAHVARVMEARLMNDAPPPPFHYVNKGNMAVVGRNYAILERGNLKLSGYVAWLAWSLIHVLFLALPNLRVSVFLQWVWSYFTEQRGSRLIVEPENSSSPADVVRSAS
- a CDS encoding M48 family metallopeptidase; amino-acid sequence: MIRRLPFTLPVLLGLIVPTVWADPPKTDDSKTDSSQTEKKKTSNKNKKKDPDAIGDRDVGKGMNWYSIEKEIAMGKQYAMEIERQAKIVDDPVIAEYVNRVGQNLVRNSDCKVPVTIKVIDTDEPNAMALPGGFFFVNTGLITLAENESEVAGVMGHEIAHIAARHGTKQATRGNLVNLATIPLIFMGGWTGYGIRQAVSLAIPLGFLQFSRAFESEADLLGLQYMYKAGYDPNGFVDFFERLESLNKRKPGAVSKIFSSHPPTGDRITTAQKNISDLLKEKPEYVITTSEFEDVKNRLLSMNNRRRVGSTPEDANRPTLRKSPGGGTDPIDGDGSDKKPTKEESDERPTLKRRN
- a CDS encoding glycosyltransferase; amino-acid sequence: MNTPERILVAFASGSEDLIETLLDQFETVGPGLPLYVVAEFPPPRGRWIPWFVGRTLEHNRARVQDALRGKQVVYAAILLQPRMPYWPMRLAGLLLAPTRILCFNENLDHFALHPRAATAILRHLLWRTRNFVRWETQPGGWTYTQIWRIFHPWAYKRQIYCNLALAAGALAASKKSTLPPKPDPQPGPPRPEGISVVVPSRSGRDLLATLLPGLMRELQGFENEVIVSDNGSDDGTASWLANEYPSIVVEWNETPLSFAEAVNRGIRRARFSHTCLLNNDMVLEPGFFGPLRNAFDRVPDLFCATAQIFFPEGVRREETGKAIWWTHGPPVDFPVWCDTPIEGEDLSYVLYGSGGCSLYNTAKLLQVGCVGEVFKPAYVEDLDLGYRGWVRGWPTVFVSGAKLVHHHRSTTKRYFTEDQIQTAVEVNHLRFLARSVANPQLFSRLWKQAIGRLNLYAAQEPPVPWVFPTLRAARSVNQWVEPAPPHPGDEELALALATGDACSFPGRTRDRSKPLVIVASSYIPFPLSHGGAVRIYNLMKAAAGEYDQVLIAFCDTAETPAPEILELCHEVILVRREGSHLRPLTERPDVVEEHDSAVFRAVLREMIRKHRPDVIQLEFTQMGLYARDCGAVPTILVEHDVTVDLYTQLLREHEDWETAQQLTRWQRFERQTWRDVSCVVTMSEKDRAVVEGARRVVVLPNGVDLQRFQPSGQEPEPGRLLFIGSFAHLPNLLALDFFLREAWPALEAVGARLHVISGSRAEHYQELHQDRVKLDLERPGIEVEGFVSDVRPAYHRAELVIAPLLASAGTNIKIMEAMAMAKAVVSTPAGVNGLDVNPGRDVLVVQTGAQMAQVIQSLLRDPERRRRIGAEARRTVEARYSWDAVAQVQSALYRSLIREP
- a CDS encoding PP2C family protein-serine/threonine phosphatase codes for the protein MNAGLDFLQRLALLVWLAVLLLFLSSLTAFFFSSRRVRLDIVVSWYRNRPLSRNTMRPLLLTVAVAIVCALLVQISPSETPAMRIALMVVGAGVTWVSFDWSWKQLCAAVQRQSDANLAWRDKTDAALSELRLRFEPGGIRQAACDLIARTLGARHVYLYTRAGDSFSLSASMPLTPESDVSFSVASLLRHELTSGHTFRCLRVMTADGRRPRRWSKGMPARLEAEQSLLMSVDAHVVAPVQSGAELSGFFILGPHMEVTGYSGEHLRFAEAVARQMVASLAVAELFQAELGKLREVAQDQASRRAARTTRTHLIPPDRFELPDLDFAAEHWTGDLPGGAFYDIVSVPNRAAAFFLAEVPGPDEEAAARMVQLQTLLRTRARAYTEDLAELLESTQRALGPSAANRPPIGLFCARYVSGSGRLQYLNAGAYPPVLIRRTAEGAEIMRLTCGGAPIGAGPEGPRQVGEVEIRSGDLLAIGSAGLAQAPGLDGETWGEPRYIDTLQSWESQRARDIVHLTLHSVHEFSGKNPQVPPRLLIVLRPN